Proteins co-encoded in one Polaromonas vacuolata genomic window:
- a CDS encoding succinate dehydrogenase assembly factor 2, translating into MSESNSNAASAAAAIPSAAAGSDLLDQRSLSKLRWRCRRGLLENDLLIEKFFNSYESTLSVSQAQGLNDLMELSDNDLLDLLLRRKEPEQLIEADSKANASTPEAREVLLMLRPAA; encoded by the coding sequence ATGTCAGAATCGAATTCTAATGCAGCTAGCGCTGCAGCCGCCATACCTAGTGCGGCAGCCGGCAGTGATTTGCTCGATCAGCGCTCTTTGAGCAAGCTGCGCTGGCGCTGCCGCCGCGGCCTGCTAGAGAACGATTTACTGATAGAAAAGTTCTTTAACAGCTACGAATCTACCCTTAGCGTCAGTCAAGCCCAAGGCTTGAATGATCTAATGGAACTGTCTGACAATGACCTGCTCGACCTGCTGCTAAGACGCAAAGAGCCTGAGCAATTAATTGAGGCAGATTCCAAGGCTAACGCCTCTACTCCTGAAGCCCGGGAAGTCCTACTAATGCTGCGGCCTGCCGCGTAG
- a CDS encoding succinate dehydrogenase iron-sulfur subunit: MTLRTFNIYRYDPDTDAKPYMQTVQVELDGSERMLLDAIMKLKAQVPSISFRRSCREGVCGSDAMNINGKNGLACLTNMRTLPGVITLKPLPGLPVVRDLIVDMTQFFKQYNSIKPYLINDNLPPEKERLQSPEERDELNGLYECILCASCSTACPSFWWNPDKFVGPAGLLQAYRFIADSRDEATAERLDNLEDPYRLFRCHTIMNCVDVCPKGLNPTKAIGKIKEMMVLRSI; encoded by the coding sequence ATGACATTACGTACATTTAATATTTATCGCTACGATCCCGATACCGACGCCAAGCCCTATATGCAGACCGTACAGGTCGAGCTTGACGGCAGCGAGCGCATGTTGCTAGACGCCATCATGAAGCTCAAAGCCCAGGTGCCAAGCATCAGCTTTAGGCGCTCATGCCGTGAAGGTGTTTGCGGCTCTGACGCCATGAACATCAACGGCAAAAACGGTCTGGCTTGCTTGACCAATATGCGCACCCTGCCCGGTGTCATCACACTCAAGCCGTTACCAGGTCTGCCCGTTGTGCGCGACTTAATCGTCGACATGACGCAGTTTTTCAAGCAGTACAACTCGATTAAGCCTTACTTGATCAATGACAACTTGCCACCCGAAAAAGAGCGTCTGCAAAGCCCAGAAGAGCGCGACGAGCTCAATGGCTTGTACGAATGCATTTTGTGCGCCAGCTGCTCGACAGCCTGTCCAAGTTTTTGGTGGAATCCAGATAAATTCGTAGGCCCAGCAGGCTTGCTGCAAGCCTACCGTTTCATCGCCGACTCACGCGATGAAGCGACCGCCGAGCGTCTGGACAATCTGGAAGATCCGTACCGCTTATTCCGCTGCCACACCATCATGAACTGCGTCGATGTCTGCCCTAAGGGTTTGAACCCAACCAAGGCGATTGGCAAGATCAAAGAGATGATGGTTTTACGCTCGATTTAA
- the sdhA gene encoding succinate dehydrogenase flavoprotein subunit, which translates to MTSSSKLPKRKFDVVIIGAGGSGMRASLQLARAGLNVAVLSKVFPTRSHTVAAQGGIGAALGNMSEDNWHYHFYDTVKGGDWLGDQDAIEYMCREAPKVVYDLEHMGMPFDRNPDGTIYQRPFGGHTANYGEKSVQRACAAADRTGHAMLHTLYQQNVKEKTSFFVEWLAMDLIRNEAGDVVGVTAIEMETGDVHIFEAKTTMLATGGAGRIFAASTNAYINTGDGLGMAARAGIPLEDMEFWQFHPTGVAGAGVLLTEGCRGEGAILRNSTGERFMERYAPAYKDLAPRDYVSRCMDQEIKEGRGCGPNKDYINLDMTHLGAETIMKRLPSVFEIGHNFANVDITKESIPVVPTIHYQMGGIPTNIHGQVVTQNDANESVIVNGLYAVGECSCVSVHGGNRLGTNSLLDLLVFGRAAGNHIVENNSSLTHTGLPENAADATLARIARLDEATDGEYAQDVANDIRTAMQKYAGVFRTQAIMDEGVAKIAELRLRVNKIGLKDKSRIFNTARIEALEVENLIEAAEATIVSAAARRESRGAHSVDDYGDTPEHPNGRNDDEWHKHTLWHKEGNRLSYKPVQMKPLTVESIPLTVRTF; encoded by the coding sequence ATGACCTCTAGCTCCAAACTCCCCAAGCGTAAATTTGACGTCGTCATCATTGGCGCAGGCGGCTCCGGCATGCGTGCCTCGCTGCAACTAGCCCGTGCTGGTTTGAACGTCGCCGTGCTATCCAAAGTATTCCCAACCCGCTCCCATACCGTGGCAGCGCAGGGCGGAATTGGCGCTGCACTGGGCAATATGTCGGAAGACAACTGGCACTATCATTTTTATGACACCGTCAAAGGCGGTGACTGGCTGGGTGATCAAGACGCGATTGAATACATGTGCCGTGAAGCGCCTAAAGTGGTTTATGACTTAGAGCACATGGGCATGCCGTTTGACCGCAACCCAGACGGTACGATTTACCAGCGTCCATTTGGCGGCCACACCGCCAACTACGGTGAAAAGTCTGTCCAGCGCGCCTGCGCTGCTGCTGACCGTACCGGTCACGCCATGCTGCACACGCTGTATCAGCAAAACGTCAAAGAAAAAACCAGCTTCTTCGTCGAATGGTTGGCGATGGATTTGATTCGCAATGAGGCTGGCGATGTAGTCGGTGTCACCGCCATTGAAATGGAAACCGGTGACGTGCACATTTTTGAAGCCAAGACCACCATGCTGGCCACCGGCGGTGCGGGCCGTATTTTTGCAGCCTCTACCAATGCCTATATCAACACCGGCGACGGCTTGGGCATGGCAGCACGCGCTGGCATTCCACTCGAAGACATGGAATTTTGGCAGTTTCACCCCACAGGCGTAGCCGGTGCAGGCGTATTGCTGACCGAAGGCTGCCGCGGCGAAGGCGCAATTTTGCGCAACAGCACGGGTGAGCGTTTCATGGAGCGTTATGCACCAGCGTACAAAGACTTGGCACCACGTGACTACGTCTCTCGCTGCATGGACCAAGAAATCAAAGAAGGCCGTGGCTGCGGTCCGAACAAGGACTACATCAACCTTGACATGACGCATCTGGGCGCAGAGACCATCATGAAGCGTCTGCCTTCGGTGTTCGAGATTGGCCACAATTTCGCCAATGTCGATATCACCAAAGAGTCAATCCCCGTGGTGCCAACGATTCACTATCAAATGGGCGGCATACCGACCAACATTCACGGCCAAGTTGTGACTCAAAACGATGCCAACGAAAGCGTCATCGTCAACGGTTTGTACGCAGTCGGCGAATGCTCTTGCGTGAGCGTGCACGGCGGTAACCGCCTAGGCACCAACTCGCTGCTGGACTTGCTGGTGTTTGGCCGCGCGGCTGGTAACCACATTGTGGAGAACAACAGCTCTCTTACCCATACCGGTTTGCCAGAGAATGCTGCCGACGCGACGCTGGCCCGAATTGCACGTCTTGACGAAGCTACCGATGGCGAATACGCACAAGATGTGGCTAACGACATACGTACCGCCATGCAGAAATATGCTGGCGTTTTCCGCACCCAAGCCATCATGGATGAGGGCGTGGCCAAGATTGCTGAACTACGTTTGCGTGTCAACAAGATAGGACTGAAGGACAAGTCCAGAATCTTCAACACCGCACGTATCGAAGCGCTAGAAGTCGAAAACCTGATCGAAGCCGCAGAAGCGACTATCGTGTCCGCCGCCGCGCGCCGCGAAAGCCGTGGTGCTCACTCTGTAGATGACTACGGTGATACGCCAGAGCATCCAAATGGTCGCAACGACGACGAATGGCACAAACACACGCTGTGGCACAAAGAAGGCAATCGCCTGAGCTACAAGCCTGTGCAAATGAAGCCGCTCACAGTTGAATCCATTCCACTGACCGTGCGCACCTTCTAA
- the sdhD gene encoding succinate dehydrogenase, hydrophobic membrane anchor protein, whose protein sequence is MSVNYGSKRIVVGAHYGLRDWLAQRVTAALMALFTLLVLAQLILNKGPIGYDKWAGIFSSQWMKALTFTIIVALLWHVWVGMRDIWMDYVKPVGLRLGLHVFTIVWLLACSGWSVQVLWRL, encoded by the coding sequence ATGTCTGTAAATTACGGAAGTAAACGCATTGTTGTTGGCGCTCACTACGGTCTGCGCGACTGGTTAGCCCAGCGTGTAACGGCTGCGCTAATGGCTTTATTCACGCTACTGGTATTGGCTCAGCTAATCTTGAACAAAGGCCCGATTGGCTATGACAAGTGGGCCGGTATCTTTTCTTCACAGTGGATGAAGGCTTTGACTTTCACCATCATCGTCGCCCTGCTCTGGCATGTCTGGGTAGGTATGCGCGACATCTGGATGGATTACGTCAAGCCAGTCGGCCTACGCCTTGGCCTGCATGTTTTCACGATTGTCTGGCTGCTCGCTTGTAGCGGCTGGAGTGTTCAAGTGCTGTGGCGTCTTTGA
- the sdhC gene encoding succinate dehydrogenase, cytochrome b556 subunit produces the protein MQATSKKRPEFRNINAFRDLPSYRLPVAGIVSILHRVSGAIMFLLMPFIIWMFDTSVSSEVSFMRFKGAFEVGMLGLPGVIWKLVALALIWASLHHILAGLRHLRMDTSHSAATKEFGKSSAIFTLIVSIGLTVILGAKLFGLY, from the coding sequence ATGCAAGCCACCAGCAAAAAGCGGCCAGAATTTCGCAACATTAACGCCTTCAGAGATCTGCCAAGCTACCGCTTGCCGGTCGCAGGAATCGTTTCAATTTTGCACCGTGTCAGTGGCGCCATCATGTTCCTCCTGATGCCTTTCATCATTTGGATGTTCGACACATCGGTATCGTCTGAAGTGTCTTTTATGCGCTTTAAAGGCGCGTTTGAAGTCGGCATGCTGGGCTTGCCAGGCGTGATTTGGAAACTCGTGGCGCTGGCTTTGATTTGGGCATCCTTACACCACATACTTGCCGGTTTGCGTCACCTGCGCATGGATACCAGTCACTCGGCGGCAACGAAAGAGTTTGGCAAGTCATCGGCAATCTTCACACTGATTGTGAGTATTGGCCTGACCGTGATCCTCGGCGCCAAGCTGTTTGGTCTTTATTAA
- a CDS encoding cryptochrome/photolyase family protein: protein MKSIPRRNILLILGDQLDHDSAAFDGFDPALDSVLMVESFEESTHVWSHKVRSALFLSAMRHFAESLKSRGWPVEYRSLDVEGDKTLGQGLQQAIDKHQPQRIIGVEPGDLRVRAQIEQTVKDSGAKITLEWREDRHFLCSLPHFNQWAGQSASLRMEFFYRRMRKQYRVLMEDCGEKPLGGKFNFDAENRKGFGRKGPQQLPVPLVFESDSITQDVLALVEEKFTKHPGDLARFNWPVTREQALTALDDFIAHRLPLFGLHQDAMWTGMDFGWHALLSSSLNLKLLNPLEVVMAAQNAYRERDLDLASVEGFIRQVLGWREFMRGVYFLDMPELKKANHFGHTNALPKWYWTGETKMNCMRQSLKQTLANGYSHHIQRLMITGMFGVTAQIEPQQLCDWYLAVYVDAVEWVELPNTAGMALFANGGRFTSKPYVASGAYVKRMSNYCDGCAYSPEARLGPDACPITTLYWNFLDRHEEDMSSNPRTALMIKNLQRMTDQDRLALRKQAAEMLSDLDVL, encoded by the coding sequence ATGAAATCAATACCGCGCCGTAATATCCTGTTGATCCTAGGTGATCAACTCGATCATGATTCAGCAGCTTTCGACGGGTTCGATCCGGCGCTGGATTCGGTATTGATGGTTGAGTCGTTTGAAGAATCAACCCACGTCTGGTCACACAAAGTGCGCAGCGCTTTGTTTTTATCTGCTATGCGGCATTTCGCTGAAAGCCTGAAATCCCGCGGCTGGCCGGTCGAGTACCGATCGCTGGATGTTGAAGGCGACAAAACGCTAGGCCAAGGCTTACAACAAGCCATTGACAAACACCAACCGCAACGAATTATTGGTGTCGAGCCGGGCGATCTCAGAGTTCGAGCCCAGATTGAGCAGACGGTGAAAGACAGTGGCGCAAAAATCACGCTCGAATGGCGCGAAGACCGGCACTTTTTATGTAGTCTGCCCCACTTCAACCAATGGGCCGGTCAGTCCGCCAGCTTGCGTATGGAGTTTTTCTATCGCCGCATGCGTAAGCAATACCGCGTACTGATGGAAGATTGCGGCGAAAAGCCGTTGGGCGGCAAATTCAATTTTGACGCAGAAAACCGCAAAGGCTTTGGCCGCAAAGGGCCGCAGCAACTGCCCGTGCCACTGGTTTTTGAGTCGGACAGCATTACCCAAGATGTGCTGGCCTTAGTGGAAGAAAAATTCACCAAGCATCCCGGCGACTTGGCCCGCTTTAATTGGCCGGTCACGCGCGAGCAAGCATTGACGGCATTGGACGACTTCATCGCCCACAGACTGCCTTTATTCGGCCTTCACCAAGACGCGATGTGGACGGGTATGGACTTTGGCTGGCACGCCCTGCTGTCGAGCTCACTCAACCTCAAACTACTCAATCCTCTCGAAGTCGTGATGGCGGCGCAAAACGCCTATCGCGAACGAGACCTAGACTTAGCCAGCGTCGAAGGCTTTATTCGCCAAGTTCTGGGTTGGCGCGAATTTATGCGCGGGGTTTACTTTCTGGACATGCCAGAGCTGAAAAAAGCCAACCATTTCGGTCACACCAATGCCCTGCCCAAGTGGTATTGGACGGGTGAGACAAAAATGAACTGCATGCGCCAAAGCTTGAAGCAAACATTGGCCAATGGTTATTCCCACCACATTCAGCGACTGATGATCACAGGTATGTTTGGTGTCACAGCGCAAATTGAACCGCAGCAGCTTTGCGACTGGTATCTCGCGGTATATGTAGATGCGGTGGAATGGGTGGAACTGCCCAACACGGCCGGCATGGCGCTGTTTGCCAACGGTGGGCGTTTTACCTCAAAGCCCTATGTGGCCAGCGGCGCCTACGTCAAGCGAATGAGCAATTACTGTGATGGCTGTGCGTATTCGCCAGAAGCTCGGCTTGGCCCAGATGCCTGCCCGATAACCACGCTCTACTGGAATTTTCTTGACCGCCACGAAGAAGATATGTCTAGCAATCCACGCACAGCGCTGATGATTAAGAATTTGCAACGCATGACTGATCAAGATCGTTTAGCGCTGCGCAAACAGGCCGCCGAAATGTTGTCTGATCTCGATGTCCTATAA
- a CDS encoding DUF2256 domain-containing protein, translating into MGFKGNKSSLPSKPCVACGREMTWRKSWAKNWDDVKYCSDACRASKSKAVVNAAAKK; encoded by the coding sequence ATGGGCTTTAAAGGAAATAAATCCAGTCTGCCGAGCAAGCCCTGCGTCGCCTGCGGCCGGGAAATGACTTGGCGCAAAAGCTGGGCTAAAAACTGGGACGACGTCAAATACTGTTCAGACGCCTGCCGCGCTAGCAAATCCAAGGCTGTTGTCAATGCCGCAGCAAAAAAGTAA
- a CDS encoding GntR family transcriptional regulator has protein sequence MAATHSTPNAANALFEAKPPAPTARASVPVPVVVAAAPAFSPLYQQIKALILQSLQSGEWKPGEAIPSEMDLAARFGVSQGTVRKAIDELATENLVVRRQGKGTFVATHSEQHVQFRFLKLAPDSGAPGAEGPAQREIIDCKKIRASAEVARALAIRTGDAVLQVRRVLSFVGVPTILEDLWLPATPFKGLNAERLSQHHGAMYALFETEFNVRMVRAEEKIRAVAAVNGRELLLKVAPGTPLLCVERIAYTYQDLPMELRRGYYRTDSHHYFNVLN, from the coding sequence ATGGCCGCAACACACTCCACCCCTAACGCCGCAAACGCTTTGTTTGAAGCCAAGCCGCCCGCCCCTACGGCGCGCGCTTCAGTGCCAGTACCAGTGGTGGTGGCTGCGGCGCCAGCGTTTAGCCCGCTATATCAACAAATCAAGGCTTTGATACTGCAAAGCCTGCAGTCAGGCGAATGGAAACCGGGTGAAGCTATTCCTTCCGAGATGGATTTGGCTGCTCGCTTTGGTGTGAGTCAGGGAACGGTACGAAAAGCCATTGACGAGCTGGCCACTGAGAACCTGGTGGTGAGGCGCCAAGGCAAGGGTACTTTCGTGGCGACGCACTCTGAGCAACATGTGCAATTTCGGTTTCTAAAGCTAGCGCCCGACAGCGGCGCGCCGGGCGCCGAGGGTCCGGCCCAACGTGAAATCATTGACTGCAAAAAAATTCGTGCAAGCGCAGAAGTCGCCCGTGCATTGGCGATTCGCACAGGCGACGCCGTGCTTCAGGTGCGCCGGGTACTGAGTTTTGTCGGTGTACCCACCATTTTGGAAGACCTCTGGTTGCCGGCCACCCCTTTTAAAGGCTTGAACGCAGAACGCCTGAGCCAGCACCACGGCGCAATGTATGCATTGTTTGAAACCGAATTTAATGTACGTATGGTCAGGGCAGAAGAAAAAATTCGTGCGGTAGCCGCAGTCAATGGGCGCGAATTGCTGCTCAAAGTGGCGCCAGGCACACCCTTGCTCTGCGTTGAACGCATCGCCTACACCTACCAAGACTTACCCATGGAGTTGCGCCGTGGTTACTACCGCACAGACAGCCATCACTACTTCAACGTCCTGAACTGA
- a CDS encoding malate dehydrogenase yields the protein MIKKPVRVAVTGAAGQIGYALLFRIASGEMLGKDQPVILQLLEVPVEGPQKALKGVIMELDDCAFPLLAGIEAHSDPMTAFKDTDYALLVGARPRGPGMERADLLAANAQIFTAQGKALNAVASRNVKVLVVGNPANTNAYIAMKSAPDLPRKNFTAMLRLDHNRALSQIAAKTGTKVADIEKLTVWGNHSPTMYADYRFATANGKMVKDLINDQVWNADVFLPTVGKRGAAIIEARGVSSAASAANAAIDHMRDWALGSNGKWVTMGIPSDGQYGIPADVVFGFPVTTEGGEYKLVEGLEIDAFSQERINKTLAELQGEQDGVKHLL from the coding sequence ATGATCAAAAAGCCAGTCCGTGTCGCCGTTACCGGTGCAGCAGGTCAAATCGGTTACGCATTGTTGTTCCGCATCGCCTCAGGCGAGATGCTGGGAAAAGACCAGCCAGTGATTTTGCAATTGCTTGAAGTGCCAGTTGAAGGTCCACAAAAAGCCCTCAAGGGCGTGATCATGGAGCTCGATGACTGCGCTTTCCCGCTGCTCGCTGGCATTGAAGCCCATAGCGACCCAATGACTGCTTTTAAAGACACCGATTACGCATTGCTGGTCGGTGCTCGCCCACGTGGCCCGGGAATGGAACGCGCTGATTTGTTGGCTGCCAATGCGCAAATTTTCACAGCTCAGGGCAAAGCACTCAACGCTGTTGCCAGCCGCAATGTCAAGGTCTTAGTCGTCGGCAATCCAGCCAACACCAACGCCTACATCGCCATGAAAAGCGCGCCAGATTTGCCGCGTAAAAACTTCACCGCGATGCTGCGCCTTGACCACAATCGTGCACTCAGCCAGATTGCCGCTAAAACCGGTACAAAAGTTGCTGACATTGAAAAGCTCACGGTCTGGGGCAACCATTCACCCACCATGTACGCCGACTACCGTTTCGCCACGGCTAACGGCAAGATGGTCAAGGACTTGATTAACGACCAGGTCTGGAATGCAGACGTATTCTTGCCAACCGTTGGCAAGCGCGGCGCTGCCATCATTGAGGCGCGCGGTGTGTCGTCTGCTGCCTCAGCAGCTAACGCCGCCATTGATCACATGCGTGATTGGGCGCTGGGCAGCAATGGCAAATGGGTCACCATGGGCATTCCTTCGGACGGCCAATACGGTATTCCTGCGGATGTGGTGTTTGGCTTTCCAGTCACTACCGAAGGCGGCGAGTACAAGCTAGTTGAAGGCCTAGAGATAGACGCTTTCAGCCAAGAGCGCATCAACAAAACCTTGGCCGAGTTGCAGGGCGAGCAAGACGGCGTCAAGCATCTGCTCTAA
- a CDS encoding HpcH/HpaI aldolase/citrate lyase family protein, whose translation MSDFIHPRVALLGAQSGAWQLPVCDHYSGVEALMRKSLKLQADMQQEFGSCLFDVTLDCEDGAPVGGEADHAELVSALVLQAESKSRVAVRVHPVGHAAFEQDIDIIVRQAGHQLCHLMLPKVESLADIESACSALDAVGNNALALHALIESPLAVSNAFEIAAHPRVQSLSFGLMDFVSSHAGAIPQSAMNSQGQFSHPLVLRAKLEIAAACHANGKVPSHCVVTEFSDKQALQSVARRAAQELGYMRMWSIHPSQILPILAAFAPDQSEIDDAVEIIAAAIKADWAPSAYAGKLHDRASYRYFWQVLERAHQTGRELPLSTQQYFANPI comes from the coding sequence GTGAGTGACTTCATTCATCCGCGTGTCGCATTGCTAGGTGCGCAATCTGGCGCTTGGCAACTCCCAGTCTGCGACCACTACAGTGGTGTTGAAGCCTTGATGCGCAAAAGCTTGAAACTTCAAGCCGACATGCAACAAGAGTTCGGCAGCTGCCTTTTTGATGTCACGCTCGACTGTGAAGACGGTGCGCCCGTGGGTGGTGAAGCCGATCACGCCGAACTAGTCAGCGCCTTAGTCCTACAAGCAGAGAGTAAATCGCGTGTTGCCGTTCGCGTACACCCAGTCGGGCACGCCGCCTTCGAGCAAGACATAGACATCATCGTGCGCCAAGCTGGCCACCAGCTATGCCACCTGATGTTGCCCAAGGTTGAGTCGCTTGCCGATATCGAAAGTGCCTGCAGCGCACTGGATGCCGTTGGCAATAACGCGCTTGCCCTGCATGCGCTGATTGAGTCGCCTTTGGCAGTTAGCAATGCGTTCGAAATTGCGGCCCATCCACGGGTTCAGTCTTTGAGCTTTGGTTTGATGGACTTTGTTTCCTCTCACGCCGGTGCGATTCCCCAATCGGCCATGAATAGCCAAGGCCAGTTCAGCCATCCGCTGGTGCTGCGCGCCAAGCTTGAGATCGCCGCGGCCTGCCACGCTAATGGCAAAGTACCGTCGCACTGCGTGGTCACCGAATTTTCCGACAAGCAAGCCCTGCAATCAGTAGCCCGGCGCGCCGCCCAAGAGCTGGGCTATATGCGGATGTGGAGTATTCATCCGAGCCAGATTTTGCCAATCCTCGCCGCTTTTGCGCCGGATCAAAGCGAGATTGATGATGCGGTTGAAATCATTGCCGCTGCCATCAAAGCAGATTGGGCGCCCAGCGCTTACGCGGGCAAGCTACACGACCGCGCCAGCTACCGTTATTTTTGGCAGGTGCTAGAGCGCGCTCACCAGACTGGTCGCGAGTTACCGCTCTCGACGCAGCAATATTTTGCCAACCCGATTTGA